ATaagtgagaaagaaaaaaaatgattttttataaaaaaaataaaaaataggataAACACGCTGGGTTAATTCGGGCTGCTAGATTTCCGGTCCAACCGGCGAATTGAAGGAGTTTAACTGGGTTAATTGCATTTCTGATTTTTTTCATCAACCCATTTAATTTGAGGACCAGTTAATCGGGTTTGCCGGTTTGACCGACGGGCCGAGCCATATCGGGTTTCAAAACTAtgctttaaataatttaaaattaacgaCCAATATTATGTTAAgagtagggctgcaaatgagccgagccgagTTTAAGCTTGttggagctcgagctcgactcgattaagtatttattatctcgattcgaactcgagctcgaacgagcttataaatttgagctcgagttcgactcgaaaaCTTGAaccaaaattgaattatatataataatttttttttatattatatacttttattatatataatatattaacgttttttatctttttcaatattatatacaatatattcattattacaTTCTTagtatttacttttattatatatatatattaatatatttttttatctttttaatattatatataacatattagttattatatccctaatatttaattttattatatataatatattaatttttatttatctctttcattattatttataatatacttttattatatatataatatattaacattttttttatcatatatccctatttgtcattttttttattttatttaactctaTCGGTATAAACATAAGTTTCTcttaatacatgaaaaaattatctaaaagcaaaaacaataactataaaataagttaaaacaaatttaagagTAACTAATTAGAATATGAAGAGTAActgaagaatgatgaagaagaagagtaacGGTAGAATATTGATAAAGATGATGAAAGTAATTGATGAAGAAGAGTAACGATAGAatattgatgaagaagatgaagaagagacgAAGAGTGACGGTAGAATATGATGaatgaactatatatattagaaattagggtttacTTTAGGGATTATGAGCCTTTATATTGGGctttgaagagagagagaaataaaaaaaatattgtgtaaaattttaatattaaataaataaaaaatatttaattattttaaggctcgaaaaagctcgacaagccatcgagcaagTTTTAAATgggctcgagttcgactcgaataataaacgagtcgactcgagctcgactcgaactcggtcaaagtcaagctcaagtcgagctttgaccgagtaGCTTGCGAGTGgctcacgagcggcttgactcatttgtagCCCTAGTTAAGagctataaaatattttttttaatttggttatatgtttaattattaattagttgcaatttaaatttaaatattatttaattagttttgttCAATTATAATTGtaagtattatattttatttttttattaatttaactgtattaatattactatttaataacaaaataaaataataacatagtTAGATAAaagtacatttatttttatataatcaattaatattttaaaagataatataaaatataaaagtctcattaaataatgataatatattattaaaaaaatgaaaataataatggtaaaaaaaagttaaataaaataaaagttaatattattactttaattgaaataattaaagaatacttatttttttatctttatattatattcttatattttatataaacataaggAGAGagacaagtttttttttttaatgtgaaacggattaagtatgtatcccacaaacacacttaactaagGACTGACGGACTTGAATCCAAAACCTTAGGgttaatatccacctcttattgtcgTTAGGCTAGAAGATGAAAtaagtgataattttttttgttcgtgcttagataaaaaaaaattctgtatattttttttattcattattcaaatataaattgatgtaatattttggttaagtatgatattttaatttttataataagaataatacTCTTAGTTTATAATAGAACGTTTGATACCTAATAATCgtcaattgaaaaaataatttgactctGTATGATTGGTTTGCTCAGCTTGTTTTACTTAAACTAAAACAAGATCTTATATAAAATTCAAGACCGTTTGATTctttactattaaaattttaatttttataaatttgttatactATTTAgccttcaattttttttttatagtttacaaattaatattttatatgtaactACTTGTTTgaataagaattaattatttatccaaaaaaacttttgtatattttatattctgtAGTTTATAGCATATCAATACTATATAGACCCTTCATATTAAGGGTAAGTAATCGTCCTCATAAGTTTTGACTAGTTCATAATTTTCTGTACTGACCCTTAATTAGTTTAGTTGacaatttagataataaaagaCCGACAAATTAATTGACCAACGGacaatttatatacatatttgaatataattttttttattatatctctTTCTACCGTAATATTAACGATAAAAATGATCTTTTTTTGGTGTTGAAGGTGTGAATTTTAacaagcatatatatatatatttttttaacttattgaattattaatattctaacaaattttcttttaaattaaatcgtcgttttattacataatttataagaattttaattagaaaaatatttctaaattattttttttccatttgttagtttattatattatatatatatatttgttaattctTCAACTATCAAAATCGACATTCAAAATCTGATAAACCTACTAAACCAATCTTATAACCGTCAACAAACagataaaaattttaaaaatccaacactaatattttatatgtaactACTTGTTTgaataagaattaattatttatccaaaaaaaactttgtatattttatattctatagTTTATACCATATCAATACTATATAGACCCTTCATATTAGGGGGTAAGTAATCGTCCTCATAAGTTTTGACTCGATCATAATTTTCTGTACCTACCCTTAACTAGTTTAGTTGACAATTAGATAATAAAAGACCGACAAATTAATTAACCAACGGAcaatttatattcatatttgaatataatcttttttattatatctcTTTCTACCGTAATAGTAACGATAAAAATGATCTTTTTTTGTGTGTTAAGGGTGTGAATTTTAACAagcatatatttaattttttttaaacttattgaattattaatattctaacaaattttcttttaaatttaatcgtcgttttattacataatttataagaattttaattacaaaaatatttataaattaattttttccatttgttagtttattatattatatatatatatatatttgttaattctTCGACTATCAAAATCGACATTCAAAATCTGATAAACCAACTAAACCAATCTTATAATCGTCAACAAAcggataaaaaatttaaaaaaccaaCACTAATTGTTGGAATGaattttttgagaaataaaCCGACTAAATCAAACCTCTTCCCCACCCTAATTCATACCatataaattgttaatataaaGGATTTTTAATAGAAATCAAACTTCTCTAATATATGTCAATTGaggtaattaataattttattttaaacatgttccatttatattattatttcattttattaatttgaaaaatgtcCCCTCCAcaatatttaaagttaaaattgaatccATTAGTCAATTAAATCTATAACATTTTAAGCATCTACTTTGACAATTTGAGTTATCCTAATGGGTTAACTATGCAAATTAACAACCCAAAACAAGCCAgacaatcaaataaaaagatCTAGATCTTTCGTATATGCTATATCATATTTAGCTTGCTTGAACAATTTTCTTTGCCAAGTACTTACCCAAGAAATCAAATCCATGGAAATAGAGAGCTTCAATCTCTGCTCTTTGACCCCTCTCAACCATCATTTCAACTTCTTCTCTATACTTCTCCTACAATTAGTTAACTAACTTCTCATCAATAACCTGTTTATATTAAGCCCGACAAACTAAAATTTGGCCTTCAATTTTAAACCTGTAAAATCCCCAAGGACAACAAGCTTTTCGCTATTTGAAGGTCCCGTGGTTTGAGAGGAATGAAAGATTGTTCCGGTATGAGTTCCAAATCATCTCTTCGAATTCCTAGCCATTTAACATTGCAAGCTGCCATAAAGATAGTTAGTCCAATTTTATTCAACTTTAAACATCAAAAGAACTAAAGAAAGCACCATATTTATATGCCTCCAGTCCCATTCCAATGCTTCCATATTTGAATGTACATAAAACTGCCAGTCCTGCTGGATTCCTTGAATGTcaacatacaaatataaatgtttGGAATTTATGTGACAACGAACTCAGTATTATATAATGTCCTACCAGTCAACCAGGCCAAGAATAGGCAACTCTGGATAAGCACGGCTCAAACGGTGCAGGAAGaataaaaactataaatttaCACAAACTTATAAAACGGTAGAAAATACAGTAAATAatgacataaaatatatttagttaaatttggTCAACAATACTTTTACTCGGAGTAGCCCATTCTATAGATTTTAATAGAATAATTATCTAAATAACTCAATGTTTGTACATCCACAAATACcaagttaaaaagaaaatacaCAAGTCATAATAAATCAACCATATCTTCACTTTCGCTCAAGCCCTTCTAAAATCATTTCCATAAAGAAGGAGTGAACACAGCCCAATTGATAAAAGaatttaatgaagaaaaaatgaaCCTATGTGCCCCCAAACGATATCAAATTATGCAAATTTACATTCATATAAAggaaaaaatcaaatcatttaccattaacttatttcattttgaaGCAAATTAATCTCATTTTTGCTCATTAACTTATCACTTCTGTCTCATTTTTGCCTGTAATATTTTGTCTTGAATCGCACTGTTATTTTATGTCCTTTAATCATCAATGTGTTAGTGCAAGTTGAATAAAGTATTATTCAATGATCAAATTGCATATAGAAGAACTAACAGCATACAAATTCGGCTAATTTGAActcaaatgaaatatataatatttctctTTAATCAGCATAAGGTAAAATCAACTCATGGGATATTATTACTATTACCTTGTAGCAATGTCTGGGTATCTGATTAAAAATACAGTCTTCAACTAGCCTCTGGAATATGGCGTGCTAAGGAATCCATTGAACTGTGGGggattactatatatatataacaattaaacCATTTTGAGTACATAAATGAAATATGGAATCAATATGTTTGTTTACTTACCTTCTCCACCACAATGATGTATCGAGCATCGGTTTTTGCAACCAATTTCTCTAACAAAGCCAAGTCTCCTGTAATAGCATAACCTGATGATCCACATGCAGCACATTCCACAACCTCTTGATTTAGCTCCTAGTTGCAGAAAGATAGTAAAACATTCAGTTGAACAATTATGAGTATCTAAGTTCGTAGTAAGGGAATGAATATATAACCTAGaactcaaacaaaataacgGAAGAGAAAGATCTGAGATTGCAGAAGTCGGAGAACTCAATATCTTCAGGAAATTGTGTACGGCCACTTCAATCCTTTCCCTAACCTGAATAGAAATCATACATTTCCATCATTACAGAAACCATATCCGTATGAATGCATATATATATCATCTTATCTTTACAGAAAGCATATCCGTACGAATGCATATATATCATTGGTTATCTCGGCAGGAGGAAGTATATATATCGGCATAACTAAGTTGCTCATCATAGAAGAACGtgagggaagaagaagaagaagaagtagagagatcttccattttttttgttagatagaaatgaagaaaatttgatttatttacatccaaataatttattcttacaacatatattttgttgtcacaattaaaattttatcactattaaaaaacttattttaaatttacaatattttttttcaataatcgTGCTTCAATTATTTGGTACCATTTGTGTATAATCTTAGATGTTTCCATGTtgaataaattatcataataatatagcgcataactaaaaattaaatcgagaaaactaaacaatataaacaaaatattgaaaaatttaaccaaaatataaaacCACTCTGTCCAAAACAAATCCCTCATAAGAAATAGATGAACATTTTTGTAACTCAGTCTCATGGTTCAAAATGGAGACAAAAGAACCCTACACGACGAATCACTAGTTTGTATGAACTCTTCGACTTAACAAGTTGATCTATCAAGGAAAATTAAGTCTGAGGAGTAGATggaagtttaattaaaaaaatattaattattcgTAAAGGTTAAAATTGTTCAACCAAACTTCGATCTGATTTCCATTTTTCCATTGAGAGGGTGAAAGATTTGAGAGtatgatttaattaaagaattttcACAATGAATATGACAAGAATGAATTTGACATTTCATTACTTGCTTTAGGCTCTTGACCTTTCAGTACTTGTTTTAAGTTTTGTCGTTTTCATTACCTAATTATAGAAGTGCTCGTGACAAAAATCTTTTTCGAGatttattaaacaattttccttacaaaaaaaattcaatgttttattattacACATTTTatctacaaaaataataaaaaaaattacccaCTCGTATTATTCAATCAAAGTTAAAAAGTGTTGGATTGTGGTTAAATTCAAAtccattaatattaattgttcatATACCTCAATTTAATATGTTTGGTTACTATCATTATTTAAGTCTTTtcatgaatttataaaattataatattaaaagacaaaattatgaaatttactTTGTCAATTTTAAAACATGCTCTtgaag
This is a stretch of genomic DNA from Impatiens glandulifera chromosome 4, dImpGla2.1, whole genome shotgun sequence. It encodes these proteins:
- the LOC124936119 gene encoding meiotic recombination protein SPO11-2-like, which encodes MGLEAYKYACNVKWLGIRRDDLELIPEQSFIPLKPRDLQIAKSLLSLGILQEKYREEVEMMVERGQRAEIEALYFHGFDFLGKYLAKKIVQAS